The following coding sequences lie in one Flavobacterium sp. 20NA77.7 genomic window:
- a CDS encoding DUF4268 domain-containing protein, whose protein sequence is MFSKEEALKLKKDFWATFGNEYPRKWLLYNTKIKDVSFKFYVDNKKAQVLLEIEPKDEEKRKIYFEKVVSLKDLLLEDFLPDALFERNYYLDNGKIVSRIWVELNGISMNRKSDWETIFNFFYDKMDAFERFFYEHEEYIKNLEINL, encoded by the coding sequence ATGTTTAGTAAAGAAGAAGCATTAAAATTAAAAAAAGATTTTTGGGCCACATTTGGAAATGAGTATCCTAGAAAATGGTTGTTATATAATACTAAAATTAAGGATGTAAGTTTTAAATTTTATGTAGATAATAAAAAAGCCCAAGTACTATTAGAAATTGAACCAAAAGATGAAGAAAAACGTAAAATCTATTTTGAAAAAGTTGTTTCATTAAAAGATTTATTACTTGAAGATTTTTTACCAGACGCCCTATTTGAACGCAACTATTATCTTGACAACGGAAAAATTGTAAGTAGGATTTGGGTAGAATTAAATGGTATCAGTATGAATAGAAAAAGTGATTGGGAAACTATTTTTAATTTTTTTTATGATAAAATGGATGCTTTCGAACGTTTCTTTTATGAACACGAAGAATATATTAAAAATCTTGAGATTAATTTATAA
- a CDS encoding NUDIX domain-containing protein codes for MDFETFVKFLPKIEKEKLLAITAHQKMAPLERFSSLHPAYYADKNPRKAAVLLLVYPKNSEAHLVLIVRNAYEGVHASQIAFPGGKEEISDPDLSFTALRETEEEVGVLMEQIKIVRPFSQVYIPPSNFLVAPFLGITTNELQFRLDPHEVKAIVEFPLRTLLDDEILTEVKMKTSYANEMLVPAFKIEEHIVWGATAMMLSELKELLKNSINS; via the coding sequence ATGGATTTTGAGACATTTGTAAAATTTTTACCAAAAATAGAAAAAGAAAAGTTGTTAGCCATCACTGCACATCAAAAAATGGCTCCATTAGAACGATTTTCATCTTTACATCCTGCTTATTATGCTGATAAAAATCCCAGAAAAGCAGCCGTTTTGTTATTGGTTTATCCTAAAAATAGTGAAGCACATTTAGTCTTAATTGTCCGTAATGCTTATGAGGGCGTACATGCCTCTCAAATTGCTTTTCCTGGCGGTAAAGAAGAAATTTCAGACCCAGATTTAAGTTTTACCGCTTTGCGCGAGACAGAAGAAGAGGTAGGCGTATTGATGGAACAAATTAAAATAGTAAGACCTTTTTCCCAAGTGTATATTCCACCAAGCAATTTTTTAGTGGCTCCATTTCTTGGTATAACTACAAATGAATTGCAATTTCGTTTAGATCCTCATGAAGTTAAAGCCATTGTTGAATTTCCACTTCGTACACTTTTAGATGACGAAATTCTTACGGAAGTAAAAATGAAAACTTCGTATGCAAATGAAATGCTTGTTCCAGCCTTTAAAATTGAAGAGCATATAGTATGGGGCGCAACAGCTATGATGCTAAGTGAATTGAAAGAGTTGCTTAAAAACAGCATTAACTCATAA
- a CDS encoding RNA polymerase sigma factor has product MKSSSEESFVKQLKENQNIIHKICRLYTSDGDAHNDLFQEITIQLWKAYGQFRGDSKFTTWAYRVGLNTAITLYRKKKRSIETTPFDSEFHRIKNDEYNFEEEEQLKLLYKGIESLNDIEKALIFLYLEDKDYTEIAETLGISEVNARVKMNRIKGKLKKILNP; this is encoded by the coding sequence ATGAAATCATCTTCAGAAGAAAGTTTTGTAAAACAACTTAAAGAAAATCAGAATATAATCCACAAAATTTGTAGGTTATATACTTCTGATGGAGATGCGCATAATGACTTATTTCAGGAAATCACTATACAACTTTGGAAAGCCTACGGACAATTTAGAGGAGATTCTAAGTTTACTACGTGGGCTTATCGTGTCGGACTTAACACCGCCATTACACTTTATCGAAAAAAGAAACGAAGCATTGAAACAACACCTTTTGATTCAGAATTTCATCGCATTAAAAATGACGAATACAATTTTGAAGAAGAAGAACAGCTAAAATTGCTATACAAAGGCATAGAGTCACTCAACGATATTGAAAAAGCATTGATTTTCTTGTATTTAGAAGATAAAGATTATACTGAAATAGCAGAAACATTAGGAATAAGTGAAGTGAATGCGCGAGTGAAGATGAATAGAATTAAAGGGAAATTGAAAAAAATATTAAATCCGTAG
- a CDS encoding M42 family metallopeptidase: MNAKNILNDASLIFLEQYLNNASPTGYESEGQKIWMNYLKPYVDEFITDIYGTAVGVINPEAPFKVVIEGHSDEISWYVNYITDDGLIYVIRNGGSDHQIAPSKRVLIHTKKGIVKGVFGWPAIHTRNRGKEELAKVENIFIDCGCTSKQEVEELGVHVGCVITYPDGFEILNSNKFVCRAIDNRMGGFMIAEVARLLKENKKELPFGLYIVNSVQEEIGLRGAEMITQRIQPNVAIVTDVCHDTSTPMIDKKIEGDLKMGRGPVIAYAPAVQNKLRDLIVGTAEENQIPFQRNATSRVTGTDTDAFAYSNGGVASALISLPLRYMHTTVEMVHREDVEHVIQLIYESLLKIENNHNFSYFK; the protein is encoded by the coding sequence ATGAATGCAAAAAACATATTAAATGACGCGTCTCTAATTTTTTTAGAGCAATATCTAAACAATGCCTCACCCACAGGATATGAAAGTGAAGGACAGAAAATTTGGATGAACTATTTAAAACCTTATGTTGACGAATTTATTACTGATATTTATGGAACGGCTGTAGGTGTTATTAATCCGGAAGCTCCTTTTAAAGTAGTTATCGAAGGCCATAGTGATGAGATTTCTTGGTATGTTAATTATATTACAGATGACGGATTGATATATGTAATCAGAAATGGGGGAAGTGACCATCAAATTGCACCTTCCAAACGGGTATTGATTCATACAAAAAAAGGTATTGTTAAAGGTGTTTTTGGTTGGCCAGCTATTCACACAAGAAATAGAGGAAAAGAAGAACTAGCTAAAGTTGAAAATATATTTATTGATTGCGGCTGCACTTCTAAGCAAGAAGTTGAAGAATTAGGTGTTCATGTGGGATGTGTAATTACTTATCCTGATGGTTTTGAAATTTTAAATAGCAATAAATTTGTTTGTAGAGCTATTGACAACAGAATGGGAGGCTTTATGATTGCAGAAGTGGCTCGTTTATTAAAAGAAAATAAAAAAGAACTTCCATTTGGTTTGTATATTGTAAATTCGGTTCAGGAAGAAATAGGACTGAGAGGTGCAGAAATGATTACACAACGCATTCAACCAAATGTTGCTATTGTAACCGATGTTTGTCACGATACTTCTACACCTATGATTGACAAAAAAATAGAAGGTGATTTAAAAATGGGGAGAGGCCCTGTAATTGCCTATGCCCCTGCAGTACAAAACAAACTACGAGACCTTATTGTTGGTACAGCAGAAGAAAACCAGATTCCATTTCAAAGAAATGCAACCTCTAGAGTTACAGGTACAGATACCGACGCTTTTGCTTATAGTAATGGTGGTGTAGCGTCTGCTTTAATTTCCTTACCTCTTCGTTATATGCACACAACAGTTGAGATGGTTCATAGAGAGGACGTAGAACACGTTATTCAATTAATTTATGAAAGTTTACTAAAAATTGAAAACAATCATAATTTTTCCTATTTTAAATAA
- a CDS encoding DUF4294 domain-containing protein: MKKYRIIIGALFFISGIAYAQNGSGVTDTIEYIKDSDTIKEIFIEEVIISDEYAIKLTKEEREQIKLLYKRVRVVYPYAKLTAEKLIQINNTMASLKSEKEKKKYFKIAEKYLNDEFEPKLKKLSQKQGQILVKLIHRQTGITTFDLIKEYKSGWKAFWSNKTARLFNIDLKRKYDPMEVPEDYYIETFLNQCFEEGKLPKQAAFKPINPDELLSNWIQKNKIKVDAEKAKAKEK, translated from the coding sequence ATGAAAAAGTATAGAATTATAATAGGTGCATTGTTTTTTATCAGTGGCATAGCATATGCTCAAAATGGTTCAGGAGTAACAGATACAATAGAATATATTAAAGATTCAGATACAATAAAAGAAATTTTTATTGAAGAAGTTATAATCTCAGATGAATATGCTATTAAATTAACTAAAGAAGAGCGGGAACAAATTAAATTGCTTTACAAAAGAGTTCGTGTAGTGTATCCTTATGCAAAACTAACAGCCGAAAAATTGATACAAATCAATAATACAATGGCGAGTTTGAAATCAGAAAAAGAAAAGAAAAAATATTTCAAAATCGCAGAAAAGTATTTAAATGATGAATTTGAGCCAAAGCTCAAAAAACTTTCTCAAAAACAAGGGCAAATTTTAGTAAAACTTATTCATAGACAAACAGGAATAACCACATTCGATTTAATAAAAGAATATAAGAGCGGTTGGAAAGCATTTTGGTCAAACAAGACCGCACGTTTATTTAATATAGACTTAAAACGCAAATATGACCCCATGGAAGTTCCTGAGGATTATTATATCGAAACTTTTTTAAATCAGTGTTTTGAAGAAGGAAAATTACCTAAACAAGCAGCCTTCAAACCTATAAATCCAGACGAACTCCTATCAAATTGGATTCAAAAAAATAAAATAAAAGTCGATGCTGAAAAAGCAAAAGCAAAAGAAAAATAA
- a CDS encoding YihY/virulence factor BrkB family protein — translation MFKITRDQIKKIPLVKPAIALLQNITFETLQGVSLYELIKHYFIGIVRGAFTYRASAIAFSFFMALFPFALFVLNLIPFIPLEHFQEDFLEFVSQSVPPNTFEAIASILKDIMNTSYKGLLSSGFFLSIFLMSNGINALLDGFEMSSNISVKRGFFQQYAVAIGLSICVAFLLLLSVATLIVVEIILYNIQVQNYFSSDISVLKWSRFVFIVLMVLLITSLLYKFGTKETRKIPFFSYGSTITTVLFLLTSYVFGIYVEKFARYNELYGSIGTLLVMMFYVWINCMLLLLGFELNAFIFKWKQKNK, via the coding sequence ATGTTTAAAATAACAAGGGATCAAATTAAAAAAATACCATTAGTTAAGCCAGCTATAGCATTGCTTCAAAATATTACTTTTGAAACCTTACAAGGTGTATCACTCTATGAGTTAATAAAACACTATTTTATTGGAATCGTAAGAGGAGCATTCACATATCGAGCTAGTGCTATTGCTTTTAGTTTTTTTATGGCACTATTTCCATTTGCTCTTTTTGTCCTAAATTTAATTCCCTTTATTCCTTTAGAGCATTTTCAAGAAGATTTTTTAGAATTTGTTTCGCAGAGTGTGCCTCCCAATACCTTTGAAGCCATTGCTTCTATTTTAAAGGACATCATGAATACAAGTTATAAAGGGCTTTTATCTTCGGGGTTCTTTCTGTCAATTTTTTTAATGTCAAACGGCATTAATGCATTATTAGACGGGTTTGAAATGTCCTCAAATATTAGTGTGAAAAGAGGTTTTTTTCAACAATATGCTGTAGCAATCGGATTGTCTATCTGTGTTGCTTTTTTATTACTCCTCTCTGTTGCTACATTAATTGTAGTAGAAATTATTCTATATAACATACAAGTTCAAAATTATTTTTCCTCGGATATATCTGTGTTAAAATGGAGTAGATTTGTCTTTATAGTATTGATGGTATTGCTAATAACTTCTTTGCTTTATAAATTTGGAACAAAAGAAACACGAAAAATACCCTTTTTTAGTTATGGTTCTACAATTACAACCGTATTATTTCTATTAACTTCATATGTTTTTGGAATATATGTTGAAAAATTTGCAAGATATAATGAGTTGTATGGTTCTATTGGGACTCTGTTGGTTATGATGTTTTATGTGTGGATAAATTGTATGCTACTTTTACTCGGTTTTGAATTAAACGCATTTATTTTTAAATGGAAACAAAAAAATAAGTAA
- the nadC gene encoding carboxylating nicotinate-nucleotide diphosphorylase, whose product MISETQFQKELQLIIENAIREDVGPGDYSSLACIPQEATGAAKLVVKESGIIAGVSFAKQVFHYVDDSLEVDVFTKDGETVSVGDVVFHVKGNSQSILKAERLVLNSMQRMSAIATKTKKFVDLLAGTNTKILDTRKTTPGFRACEKWAVKIGGGENHRFALYDMIMLKDNHNDFAGGISNAIQKTQDYLSKNNLDLKIIVEARNLAEVQEILNAGGVYRILLDNFDFETTKKAIALIGTSCLTESSGNINEKTIRDYAACGVNYISAGALTHSIYNMDLSLKAI is encoded by the coding sequence ATGATAAGTGAAACTCAATTTCAAAAAGAACTACAACTCATTATTGAAAATGCAATTAGGGAAGATGTAGGACCTGGCGATTATAGTTCGTTAGCCTGTATTCCACAAGAAGCTACTGGCGCTGCAAAATTAGTAGTAAAGGAATCTGGAATTATTGCTGGGGTTAGTTTTGCTAAACAAGTATTTCATTATGTTGATGATTCTTTAGAAGTAGATGTATTTACTAAGGATGGCGAAACGGTTTCGGTTGGAGATGTGGTTTTTCATGTAAAAGGGAATTCACAGTCTATTTTAAAAGCAGAACGCTTAGTACTAAATAGTATGCAGCGTATGAGTGCTATAGCCACTAAAACAAAAAAATTCGTTGATTTATTGGCAGGAACAAACACTAAAATTTTAGACACCAGAAAAACAACACCAGGTTTTAGAGCTTGCGAAAAATGGGCAGTAAAAATCGGAGGAGGGGAAAATCATCGATTTGCCTTGTATGATATGATTATGTTAAAAGACAATCATAATGACTTTGCGGGAGGAATATCAAACGCAATTCAAAAAACTCAAGATTATTTATCTAAAAACAATCTTGATCTAAAAATTATTGTAGAAGCTAGAAATTTAGCAGAAGTGCAAGAAATTTTAAATGCAGGTGGTGTGTATAGAATTTTATTAGATAATTTTGATTTTGAGACGACAAAAAAAGCAATTGCATTAATAGGAACCTCTTGTTTAACAGAGTCTTCAGGAAATATCAATGAGAAAACTATTAGAGATTATGCAGCTTGTGGTGTAAATTATATTTCAGCTGGAGCCTTGACACATTCGATTTACAATATGGATTTAAGCCTAAAAGCTATTTAA
- a CDS encoding PUR family DNA/RNA-binding protein — MNDKEMLEKDIFSKVLRAGRRTYFFDVRATKADDYYITITESKKFTEEDGSYHFKKHKIYLYKEDFAAFKEILDEMTDFVINQKGEEVISERHQKDFKKETYTEKEEEESKSSTSFTDVDFDDI, encoded by the coding sequence ATGAATGACAAAGAAATGTTAGAAAAAGATATTTTTTCTAAAGTACTAAGAGCAGGAAGAAGAACCTATTTCTTCGATGTAAGAGCTACAAAAGCTGATGATTACTACATCACCATTACCGAAAGTAAAAAATTTACAGAAGAAGATGGTTCTTACCATTTCAAGAAACACAAAATCTATTTGTACAAAGAAGATTTTGCCGCTTTCAAAGAAATTTTAGACGAAATGACGGATTTTGTAATTAACCAAAAAGGCGAAGAAGTCATTTCAGAAAGACATCAAAAAGATTTCAAAAAAGAAACATACACAGAAAAAGAGGAAGAAGAAAGCAAATCTTCAACTAGCTTTACCGATGTAGATTTTGACGATATTTAA
- a CDS encoding lysophospholipid acyltransferase family protein: MGLFKRNPFGHILFLKKWLIRIAGTLTHNRYRGFNQLQIEGSEILRALPDTNVLFISNHQTYFADVVAMFHVFNAALKGRENNIKNVGYLWNPKLNLYYVAAKETMQEGLLPRILAYAGAITVERTWRSKGKDVQREVNLNDTENIKIALEDGWVITFPQGTTRSFKPVRKGTAHIILQHKPIVVPIVIDGFRRSFDRKGLFIKKKGILQTMEIKQPLEIDYENDTVDQVVEKIEYAIEQHPSFLKVIPQEVIEEQHQLDKQRHWKY, translated from the coding sequence ATGGGATTATTTAAAAGAAATCCATTCGGTCATATATTATTTTTGAAAAAATGGTTAATCCGAATTGCCGGAACATTAACGCACAATAGATACCGTGGCTTTAATCAATTGCAAATAGAGGGTTCTGAAATTTTAAGAGCATTGCCCGATACTAATGTGCTATTTATTTCTAACCATCAAACCTATTTTGCAGATGTAGTAGCTATGTTTCATGTTTTTAATGCTGCTCTAAAAGGTAGAGAAAATAATATTAAAAATGTAGGCTATTTATGGAATCCAAAACTTAATTTATATTATGTAGCCGCCAAAGAAACAATGCAGGAAGGTTTATTACCAAGAATCTTAGCGTATGCAGGTGCTATTACTGTAGAACGCACCTGGCGATCAAAAGGAAAAGATGTGCAACGGGAAGTAAATTTAAATGATACCGAAAATATTAAAATAGCATTAGAAGATGGGTGGGTAATTACTTTTCCTCAAGGAACAACCAGATCTTTTAAGCCTGTTCGCAAAGGAACAGCACATATTATATTACAACATAAACCCATTGTTGTTCCTATTGTAATAGATGGCTTCCGAAGATCATTTGATAGAAAAGGCTTATTCATAAAGAAAAAAGGAATATTACAAACTATGGAAATTAAACAACCATTAGAAATTGATTATGAAAATGATACTGTTGACCAAGTGGTTGAAAAAATAGAATATGCTATTGAACAACACCCATCGTTTCTAAAAGTAATTCCTCAAGAGGTTATAGAAGAACAGCATCAACTCGATAAACAACGTCATTGGAAGTATTAA
- a CDS encoding NAD(P)/FAD-dependent oxidoreductase: MNIPSSPNKRIVIIGGGFAGISLAKKLQNKKYQVVLLDKHNYHTFQPLLYQVATGGLEPDSIAYPIRKVIQEYKDFFFRLADVKEIDADNNKIIADIGELSYDYLVIATGTKTNYFGNKEIERNSMSMKTIPQSLNIRSLILENFEQALLVNNEQERESLMNFVLVGAGPTGVELAGALAEMKNAILPKDYPDLNIDKMQINLVQSEDRILNTMTMQSSLASENFLKKLGVTIWKNVRVTGYDGQVVVTNSDLTFNSSTVIWTAGVQGKLISGLNKEAIFERVDRIKVDQYSRVKGYDTIFAVGDIAIMETEKYPKGHPQMAQPAIQQGNLLAENLVKLESNKPLQPFEYNDKGSMAIIGRNKAVVDLPKYHFSGVFAWFVWMFVHLISLIGFKNKAVVFLNWAYNYILFDRAARLIIRPFKKKTLHSFTTDEL, from the coding sequence ATGAATATACCAAGTTCTCCAAATAAAAGGATTGTAATTATAGGAGGAGGATTTGCCGGTATCTCATTGGCAAAGAAACTTCAGAATAAAAAGTATCAAGTTGTTTTATTAGACAAACATAATTATCATACGTTTCAACCATTGTTATATCAAGTAGCTACAGGTGGGCTTGAGCCTGATTCAATTGCATATCCAATTAGAAAAGTCATTCAAGAGTATAAAGATTTTTTCTTTAGATTAGCTGATGTAAAAGAAATAGATGCTGATAATAATAAAATCATAGCAGATATTGGAGAACTTAGCTATGATTATTTAGTTATTGCAACAGGGACAAAAACAAACTATTTTGGTAACAAAGAAATTGAACGAAATAGTATGTCTATGAAGACAATTCCTCAATCATTAAATATAAGAAGCTTAATCCTTGAAAATTTTGAGCAAGCACTTTTAGTGAATAATGAACAAGAAAGAGAAAGTTTAATGAACTTCGTTTTAGTTGGTGCAGGACCTACAGGTGTAGAATTAGCAGGTGCTTTAGCAGAAATGAAAAACGCTATTCTGCCTAAAGATTATCCAGATTTGAATATTGATAAAATGCAAATTAATTTAGTTCAAAGCGAAGATCGAATTTTAAATACTATGACGATGCAATCGTCTTTAGCTTCTGAGAATTTTTTAAAAAAATTAGGTGTTACCATTTGGAAAAATGTTAGAGTAACAGGATATGATGGACAAGTAGTAGTAACAAACTCTGATTTAACATTTAATTCATCAACGGTTATATGGACAGCAGGCGTGCAAGGAAAATTAATTTCAGGTTTAAATAAAGAAGCTATTTTTGAAAGAGTAGATCGAATTAAAGTGGATCAATACAGCCGAGTAAAAGGGTATGACACTATTTTTGCAGTGGGTGATATAGCAATTATGGAAACTGAAAAATATCCAAAAGGACACCCACAAATGGCACAACCAGCTATTCAGCAAGGTAATTTGTTGGCCGAAAATTTAGTAAAATTAGAAAGTAATAAACCTCTACAACCTTTTGAATATAACGATAAAGGATCTATGGCAATTATTGGAAGAAATAAGGCAGTAGTTGATTTGCCAAAATATCATTTTAGTGGTGTATTTGCTTGGTTTGTTTGGATGTTTGTACATTTGATTTCCTTAATTGGATTTAAGAATAAAGCTGTTGTTTTTCTTAATTGGGCATACAATTATATTTTATTTGATAGAGCTGCACGTCTTATTATTAGACCCTTTAAGAAAAAAACTTTGCATTCGTTTACAACAGATGAATTATAA
- a CDS encoding chalcone isomerase family protein: MKKLILTVLVALLAIFSDAQTTVSGVKVDAKLAVDGQNLVLNGAGVREKFFMDMYVGSLYLTKKSSDAKTIMAANEGMAIKLNIVSGMITSDKMINAINEGFENATNKKTAPLKAKIDKFKGFFKDKINKGDVFIIGYDPTEGVVVYKNGTKKGTIDGLDFKKALFGIWLCDKPADDDLKDAMLGK, translated from the coding sequence ATGAAAAAATTAATTTTAACTGTATTAGTAGCTTTGTTGGCTATTTTTTCTGATGCGCAAACTACTGTAAGTGGGGTAAAAGTTGATGCTAAATTAGCTGTTGATGGGCAAAACTTAGTGCTAAATGGTGCTGGAGTTAGAGAAAAGTTCTTTATGGATATGTATGTGGGTTCTTTATATCTTACAAAGAAATCTAGTGATGCAAAAACGATAATGGCCGCAAATGAAGGTATGGCTATTAAATTGAATATTGTTTCTGGAATGATTACTTCAGATAAAATGATTAATGCAATTAATGAAGGCTTTGAAAATGCAACAAACAAAAAAACAGCTCCATTAAAGGCAAAAATTGATAAGTTTAAAGGATTTTTTAAAGACAAAATCAATAAAGGAGATGTTTTTATTATTGGATATGACCCAACAGAAGGCGTAGTAGTTTATAAAAATGGAACAAAAAAAGGGACAATTGACGGCTTAGATTTTAAAAAAGCATTATTTGGAATCTGGTTATGCGATAAACCGGCAGATGATGACTTAAAAGATGCTATGTTAGGAAAGTAA